Proteins from a single region of Bradyrhizobium diazoefficiens:
- a CDS encoding sigma-54 dependent transcriptional regulator: MSGSVLVIDDEEIVRNSVRQWLELGGFTVQVAAGADEAIRLVKETPPDAVLTDFRMPHRSGLELMRDVHRADPDIPVVLLTAHGDVPLAVAAMREGAYDFLQKPHDPELLSAVLARAIERRRLKLQLRQLSDRLAAPGAIDARLIGLSKPMAAVRASVLELASHDRDVIVTGETGTGKEVVARALHDFGPRAKAPFVAVNCAAIPAELFESELFGHEAGAFTGARGVRIGKFEHASGGTLLLDEIESMPLPFQAKILRALQERAIERVGSNKLLPVDVRIIAAAKGDLAAESRQGRFRSDLYFRLAAAEIHLPALRERGNDVLLLFEHFAASAAKGAGRTMSPLRADDLDALLAHDWPGNVRELKNVAERYALGLAATGRSVAEILRRGEPGAPPRTLADRVAAYERALIEAALREHDWSIAAVTEELGIPRRTLNEKMARHALARPGRKDP; this comes from the coding sequence ATGAGCGGGTCCGTGCTCGTCATCGACGACGAGGAGATCGTCCGCAATTCGGTGCGGCAATGGCTGGAGCTGGGCGGCTTCACGGTGCAGGTCGCCGCCGGTGCGGACGAGGCCATCCGCCTCGTGAAAGAGACCCCGCCCGACGCCGTGCTGACTGATTTTCGCATGCCGCACCGGTCCGGGCTCGAGTTGATGCGCGACGTTCACCGCGCCGATCCCGACATTCCCGTGGTGCTGCTGACCGCGCACGGCGACGTGCCTCTGGCCGTGGCTGCGATGCGCGAGGGCGCTTACGACTTCCTCCAGAAGCCACACGATCCCGAACTGCTTTCGGCAGTCCTGGCGCGCGCGATCGAGCGGCGCCGGTTGAAATTGCAGCTTCGGCAGCTGTCGGATCGACTCGCCGCACCCGGCGCGATCGATGCCCGCCTGATCGGCCTTTCGAAGCCGATGGCCGCGGTGCGCGCGAGCGTCCTCGAGCTCGCCAGTCACGATCGCGACGTGATCGTCACCGGTGAAACCGGAACCGGCAAGGAGGTAGTGGCGCGAGCACTGCATGACTTCGGACCGCGTGCAAAGGCGCCTTTCGTCGCCGTGAACTGCGCCGCGATCCCGGCCGAATTGTTCGAAAGCGAATTGTTCGGCCACGAGGCCGGTGCCTTCACCGGCGCCCGTGGCGTCCGCATCGGAAAGTTCGAGCATGCCAGCGGCGGCACGCTGTTGCTCGACGAGATCGAAAGCATGCCGCTCCCGTTCCAGGCCAAAATCCTGCGTGCCCTCCAGGAGCGCGCGATCGAACGGGTCGGGTCCAACAAGCTCCTGCCGGTCGACGTTCGCATCATTGCGGCTGCCAAAGGCGATCTCGCCGCCGAAAGCCGCCAGGGACGCTTTCGCTCCGATCTCTACTTTCGCCTTGCGGCCGCGGAGATCCACCTCCCGGCGCTGCGCGAGCGCGGCAACGACGTCCTGCTATTGTTCGAGCATTTTGCCGCGTCCGCCGCAAAGGGCGCGGGCCGGACGATGTCGCCGCTGCGGGCGGACGATCTCGATGCGCTGCTGGCCCATGACTGGCCGGGCAATGTGCGCGAGCTGAAGAACGTTGCCGAACGATACGCGCTGGGACTCGCGGCGACCGGCCGCAGCGTTGCCGAGATCCTTCGGCGCGGCGAACCGGGGGCGCCGCCGCGGACGCTCGCCGACCGCGTTGCGGCCTATGAGCGGGCGCTGATCGAGGCCGCCTTGCGCGAGCACGACTGGTCGATTGCGGCCGTCACCGAAGAGCTCGGCATTCCGCGCCGGACCCTGAACGAGAAGATGGCGAGACACGCGCTGGCGCGGCCCGGCCGCAAGGATCCCTGA
- a CDS encoding MFS transporter: MQNLEAPVSKTRADVTDVKRRLRAIFVGSIGNLVEWYDFYAYAAFSLYFAKAFFPAGDEVVQQLNAALLFAAGFLVRPLGGWLFGHLADRHGRRNALTLSVVMMCFGSLIIAVTPTYASIGLAAPAILGLARVLQGLSLGGEYGTSATYLSEVADAKNRGFYSSFQYVTLIGGQLCAILVLLLLQKVFLSTDEIRAWGWRVPFAFGAVLAVVAALMRSNLHETDAFRNSQAAVKQSSSIRALMNYPREVLLVVGLTMGGTAAFYTYTTYMQKFLRLSVKLTDDQTTMVTAGSLVFAMLLQPVYGAISDRIGRKWLLIGFGVSGTLFTIPLLTTLQAVQDPLSAFLLIAAAWMIVSGYTAINAVVKAELFPTSVRATGVGVPYALTVSIFGGTAESIALWFKSIGHEGWFYWYLTGCIAVSLLIYLTMRDTKTRSAMDHHA; encoded by the coding sequence ATTCAGAATCTCGAAGCGCCGGTCTCGAAGACGCGCGCTGATGTCACCGACGTGAAGCGCCGGCTGCGCGCGATCTTCGTCGGCTCGATCGGCAACCTCGTCGAGTGGTACGATTTCTATGCCTATGCGGCGTTTTCGCTCTATTTCGCCAAGGCGTTCTTCCCCGCCGGGGACGAGGTGGTGCAACAGCTTAACGCGGCGCTCCTGTTCGCGGCGGGCTTCCTGGTGCGTCCGCTCGGCGGCTGGCTGTTCGGCCATCTCGCCGATCGCCATGGCCGGCGTAACGCCCTGACCTTGTCCGTCGTGATGATGTGCTTCGGGTCGCTGATCATCGCGGTGACCCCGACCTATGCCTCGATCGGACTGGCCGCGCCCGCCATCCTTGGCCTTGCGCGGGTCTTGCAGGGGCTGAGCCTGGGCGGCGAATACGGCACCAGCGCCACCTATCTCAGCGAGGTCGCCGACGCGAAGAATCGCGGCTTCTACTCGAGTTTCCAGTATGTGACGCTGATCGGCGGGCAGCTCTGCGCCATCCTCGTGCTGCTTCTCTTGCAAAAGGTGTTTCTCTCGACTGACGAGATCCGCGCCTGGGGCTGGCGCGTCCCGTTTGCGTTCGGCGCCGTGCTCGCGGTCGTCGCTGCACTGATGCGGAGCAACCTTCACGAGACCGACGCCTTCAGGAACAGCCAGGCTGCGGTCAAGCAATCCTCCTCCATCCGCGCGCTGATGAACTATCCGCGCGAGGTGCTGCTGGTGGTGGGACTGACCATGGGCGGCACGGCAGCCTTCTACACCTACACCACCTATATGCAGAAATTCCTCCGCCTTTCGGTGAAGCTGACCGACGATCAGACCACCATGGTGACGGCGGGAAGTCTCGTCTTCGCGATGCTGTTGCAGCCGGTCTACGGCGCGATCTCCGACCGCATCGGGCGCAAATGGCTCCTGATTGGTTTCGGCGTGTCCGGCACCCTGTTTACGATTCCCTTGTTGACGACGCTCCAGGCTGTGCAAGATCCGCTGTCGGCGTTCCTGCTGATTGCCGCCGCCTGGATGATCGTGTCAGGCTATACCGCGATCAATGCCGTAGTGAAGGCCGAACTATTTCCGACCAGCGTGCGCGCCACGGGCGTGGGTGTACCCTATGCACTGACGGTCTCGATCTTCGGCGGCACCGCCGAATCGATCGCGCTGTGGTTCAAGTCCATCGGCCACGAAGGTTGGTTCTACTGGTATCTGACCGGCTGCATCGCCGTGTCGCTGCTGATCTACCTGACAATGCGCGACACCAAGACGAGGTCCGCAATGGACCATCACGCATAG
- a CDS encoding TetR/AcrR family transcriptional regulator: MDTALDGAIRVFCERGYHATSIGDLTAAMRLATGSVYKAFRDKHAVFVAAFERYVMVRRGQTRDAAERGPNGREKLRNVLKSYVEHSQGSEGRRGCIVVGSAVELSAVDPVIRARVTAQLKANESFIAGLIREGQADGSIPRHVAVDDTARLMMCVTQGLRVIGKARLPLDGERLVGVAMKLLA, translated from the coding sequence ATGGACACGGCCCTGGACGGTGCGATCCGGGTGTTTTGCGAGCGCGGCTATCACGCCACTTCGATCGGAGACCTCACCGCCGCGATGCGCCTCGCCACCGGCAGCGTCTACAAGGCCTTTCGCGACAAGCATGCCGTATTTGTCGCGGCTTTCGAGCGCTACGTCATGGTGCGCCGGGGGCAGACCCGCGACGCGGCGGAGCGGGGGCCGAATGGCCGCGAAAAATTGCGCAACGTGCTCAAGTCCTATGTCGAGCACTCACAGGGCAGCGAAGGGCGCCGCGGCTGCATCGTGGTCGGCAGCGCGGTCGAGCTGTCGGCGGTCGATCCGGTGATCCGGGCGCGTGTCACGGCGCAGCTCAAGGCCAACGAGAGCTTCATCGCCGGTCTCATTCGCGAGGGGCAAGCCGACGGCTCGATCCCCCGCCATGTCGCGGTCGACGACACCGCGCGGCTGATGATGTGCGTGACACAGGGCCTGCGCGTCATTGGCAAGGCGCGCCTGCCGCTCGATGGCGAACGCCTGGTCGGCGTCGCGATGAAGCTGCTTGCTTGA
- a CDS encoding MFS transporter, which translates to MTMNATIEIAPETDAVPQRLTFVLAAACGMVAANIYYAQPLIAPISAVLGLSHAAAGLIVTMTQIGYGTGLLFIVPLGDLVENRMLICTVITLGAAALLAAGFATHALLFLIAALFIGLGSVAVQIIIPYAAHLAPEAIRGRVVGNVSTGLMLGIMLARPASSFVTAASSWHAVFFCSAALMIALTIVLRVTLPKRKPAARMHYGALLLSMPHLVRTTPLLRRRALYQAGLFGAFTLFWTVVPLQLARQFGFTQRGIALFALAGVSGVFAAPIAGRLADRGHSRIATLAAMLFVAVGFLVTHLGAAGSMLNLACLVAAAIAIDFGVQGNVVLGFRAIFGLGHEHRSRLNGLYMATFFAAGAAGSALGTWAFAQGGWTLASAIGLALPVAGLIYAATE; encoded by the coding sequence ATGACGATGAATGCCACGATCGAGATCGCACCGGAGACGGATGCGGTGCCGCAACGACTGACCTTCGTGCTTGCCGCGGCCTGTGGCATGGTCGCCGCCAACATCTATTATGCCCAGCCGCTGATCGCCCCAATCAGCGCCGTGCTTGGCCTGTCGCATGCGGCGGCGGGGCTGATCGTGACCATGACGCAGATCGGCTATGGCACCGGGCTGCTCTTCATCGTCCCGCTAGGCGATCTCGTCGAGAACCGCATGCTGATCTGCACCGTGATCACGCTCGGCGCCGCGGCGCTGCTCGCGGCCGGCTTTGCGACCCATGCGCTGCTGTTCCTGATCGCTGCGCTGTTCATCGGCCTCGGCTCGGTGGCGGTGCAAATCATCATCCCCTATGCGGCCCATCTCGCGCCGGAAGCGATTCGCGGCCGGGTGGTCGGCAATGTCTCGACCGGATTGATGCTCGGCATCATGCTGGCACGGCCGGCCTCGAGCTTCGTCACCGCTGCGTCGTCGTGGCACGCGGTGTTCTTCTGCTCGGCGGCGTTGATGATTGCGCTCACGATCGTGCTTCGCGTCACGCTGCCGAAGCGCAAGCCGGCGGCGCGCATGCATTACGGCGCGCTGCTACTGTCGATGCCGCATCTGGTGCGCACCACGCCGCTGTTGCGCCGGCGCGCGCTCTACCAGGCCGGCCTGTTCGGCGCCTTCACCCTGTTCTGGACGGTGGTGCCGCTTCAGCTTGCGAGGCAATTCGGCTTCACCCAGCGCGGCATCGCCTTGTTCGCGCTCGCCGGCGTGTCCGGCGTGTTTGCGGCGCCAATTGCAGGACGGCTCGCCGATCGCGGTCATAGCCGCATCGCCACGCTCGCCGCGATGCTGTTCGTCGCCGTGGGATTCCTGGTGACGCATCTCGGCGCGGCCGGGTCGATGCTCAATCTCGCCTGCCTCGTCGCGGCCGCGATCGCGATCGATTTCGGCGTTCAGGGCAATGTCGTGCTGGGCTTCCGCGCCATCTTCGGGCTCGGGCACGAGCACCGCAGCCGCCTCAATGGGCTCTACATGGCGACGTTCTTCGCCGCCGGTGCCGCCGGATCCGCGCTCGGCACCTGGGCGTTCGCGCAAGGCGGCTGGACGCTGGCCTCGGCCATTGGCCTTGCGCTGCCCGTCGCCGGTCTGATTTATGCGGCAACCGAATAG
- a CDS encoding DUF4118 domain-containing protein: MRRAGLVGVPRVRPWSWQAFLLGFVVVAASAVLQGVCVAFGAKLYFAAFLPSLFVLGVVAGAPAAVFAALLTIPLVWWAFIPPFFAFTPLSSANADSVNLFCLLAVLLIGLADLYRARMMINSRRGLKSSGESAATNSQ, encoded by the coding sequence ATGAGGCGTGCGGGACTGGTTGGCGTACCGCGAGTACGGCCATGGTCGTGGCAGGCGTTTCTGCTCGGATTTGTCGTCGTCGCAGCGTCGGCTGTGCTCCAAGGCGTCTGCGTCGCGTTCGGCGCGAAGCTCTATTTCGCGGCGTTCCTGCCCAGCCTGTTCGTGCTCGGCGTCGTGGCGGGCGCACCGGCGGCGGTGTTCGCCGCGCTCCTTACCATTCCGCTGGTGTGGTGGGCGTTCATCCCGCCCTTTTTCGCGTTTACGCCGCTGTCCAGCGCGAACGCAGATTCCGTCAACCTGTTCTGCCTGCTCGCCGTGCTTCTGATCGGCCTTGCCGACCTCTACCGCGCGCGCATGATGATCAACAGCCGTCGCGGGTTGAAATCGTCGGGCGAGAGCGCGGCAACGAATTCGCAATAA
- a CDS encoding LysR family transcriptional regulator gives MVAKEFSYNGPGHAAVQLRHLTIRQLRSLAALSAKGSVTAASTQLGLTQPAVTQQLRQLQDLAGLPLVQRTGDGMLLTEAGREVLALAERVEAAITDCQGALDLLAGRTGGTVHLGAVSTAKYFVPHAIAAFSKRYPKIEIKLTIGNREDIREAMHGYELDFAVMGRPPADVSVDVRQLGRNPHIIVARKGHWLEKDSGLSLTDLVHETFLTREPGSGTRTLMEGMFQKSDLEPIIGMEMSSNETIKQAVIAGLGIAFISAHTVAHELAEGRLIVLDVAGLPIVRQWYVIRRSDKVLLPPAQAMFDFLGSEGANYLPEVPEFGGQRPGAIRPSA, from the coding sequence ATGGTCGCCAAAGAATTTTCTTATAATGGCCCCGGCCATGCAGCGGTACAGCTCCGGCATCTGACGATCCGGCAGTTGCGTTCGCTTGCCGCGCTTTCGGCCAAAGGCAGCGTCACCGCGGCCTCGACCCAGCTCGGGCTGACGCAACCGGCGGTGACGCAGCAGCTTCGGCAGCTTCAGGACCTTGCCGGTCTGCCGCTGGTGCAGCGGACCGGCGATGGCATGCTGTTGACGGAAGCCGGCCGGGAAGTACTGGCGCTCGCCGAGCGCGTCGAAGCCGCGATCACGGACTGCCAGGGCGCGCTCGATCTGCTTGCAGGCAGGACCGGCGGGACGGTGCATCTCGGCGCGGTCTCGACTGCCAAGTATTTCGTGCCGCACGCGATTGCGGCCTTCTCCAAGCGCTATCCGAAGATCGAGATCAAGCTCACCATCGGCAATCGCGAGGACATCCGCGAGGCCATGCACGGCTACGAGCTCGATTTCGCGGTGATGGGTCGGCCACCGGCCGACGTCAGCGTCGACGTCCGTCAGCTCGGCCGCAATCCGCACATCATCGTCGCGCGCAAAGGGCACTGGCTGGAGAAGGATTCAGGCCTCAGCCTGACCGACCTCGTGCACGAGACCTTCCTCACCCGCGAACCGGGATCTGGCACGCGCACGCTGATGGAGGGGATGTTCCAGAAGTCCGATCTCGAGCCGATCATCGGCATGGAAATGAGCAGCAACGAGACCATCAAGCAGGCGGTGATCGCCGGGCTCGGCATCGCCTTCATCTCGGCACATACTGTGGCACATGAGCTTGCCGAGGGCCGCCTCATCGTGCTCGATGTCGCGGGCCTGCCGATCGTCCGGCAGTGGTATGTGATCCGCCGCAGCGACAAGGTACTGCTGCCGCCGGCGCAGGCGATGTTCGACTTTCTGGGCTCCGAGGGAGCGAACTATCTGCCCGAAGTGCCCGAGTTCGGCGGGCAACGCCCTGGGGCGATCAGGCCATCAGCTTGA
- a CDS encoding class 1 fructose-bisphosphatase produces the protein MTGQLRLDDHLQRYSETAPHALAVAAAVDAIAAAAIEIADLIATGDLADASGLTTGRNSDGDVQRDLDVHADAILRRCLGKLPIAALASEEMREPQIGDRKAKICVAIDPLDGSSNIDLNMTVGTIFSILPAPDDLTLAFHQRGSAQLAAGFVTYGPQTSLVLTLGDGVDIFTLDRKSGCFRLARGGVQISEACEEFAINASNRRHWDPPVRAFIDECLAGVDGPANHDFNMRWIGSLVAEAYRILTRGGVFLYPADARPGYGDGRLRLTYEAHPMAMIMEQAGGSASTGRERILDLSAQSLHQRVPLVMGSSTEVLRVAELHCDPLLVASVSAPLFARRGFFRL, from the coding sequence ATGACCGGGCAACTCAGGCTGGACGACCACCTTCAACGCTATTCCGAGACGGCGCCGCATGCGCTGGCCGTGGCGGCCGCGGTCGACGCCATCGCGGCGGCAGCTATCGAGATCGCCGACCTCATTGCGACAGGTGATCTCGCGGACGCCTCCGGCCTAACCACGGGCCGCAACAGCGACGGCGACGTCCAGCGCGATCTCGACGTGCACGCGGATGCGATCCTGCGCCGCTGCCTCGGCAAGCTGCCGATCGCGGCGCTGGCGTCCGAAGAGATGCGCGAGCCGCAGATCGGCGACCGCAAAGCCAAAATCTGCGTCGCGATCGATCCGCTCGACGGCTCGTCCAACATCGACCTCAATATGACCGTCGGCACGATCTTCTCGATCCTGCCCGCGCCTGATGATCTCACACTCGCGTTCCATCAGCGCGGCTCGGCGCAGCTGGCGGCAGGCTTCGTCACTTACGGTCCGCAGACCTCGCTGGTGCTGACGCTCGGCGATGGCGTGGACATCTTCACCCTCGACCGCAAGTCGGGCTGCTTCCGCCTCGCGCGCGGCGGCGTGCAGATCTCCGAGGCCTGCGAGGAGTTCGCGATCAACGCGTCCAACCGCCGGCATTGGGATCCGCCGGTGCGCGCCTTCATCGACGAATGCCTCGCCGGCGTCGACGGGCCCGCCAATCACGATTTCAACATGCGCTGGATCGGCTCGCTGGTCGCGGAAGCCTATCGCATCCTCACCCGCGGCGGCGTGTTCCTCTATCCCGCCGACGCGCGGCCCGGCTATGGCGACGGCCGCCTGCGCCTGACCTATGAGGCGCATCCGATGGCCATGATCATGGAGCAGGCCGGCGGTTCGGCCTCGACCGGGCGCGAGCGCATCCTCGATCTCTCGGCGCAAAGCCTGCACCAGCGCGTACCGCTGGTCATGGGCTCCAGCACCGAGGTGCTGCGCGTCGCCGAATTGCACTGCGATCCGTTGCTGGTCGCCAGCGTCTCCGCGCCGCTGTTCGCGCGGCGCGGATTCTTCCGGTTGTGA
- a CDS encoding phosphoribulokinase, whose protein sequence is MSRKHPIISITGSSGAGTTSVKKTFEQIFFREKVDAVYIEGDAFHRYDRAEMRTQMAKEAERGNKHFSHFSPETNLFEELERAFRDYGETGTATTRHYVHDAEEAALHGAAPGTFTEWERLPENSDLLFYEGLHGAVVTDKVNVARYADLKIGVVPVINLEWIQKLHRDRSARGYSTEAVTDTILRRMPDYIHYICPQFSETDINFQRVPTVDTSNPFIARWIPTPDESMVVIRFKNPRGIDFPYLLSMLPHSWMSRANSIVCPGAKLDLAMQLILTPLIMQLIERRRGLK, encoded by the coding sequence ATGTCCAGGAAGCATCCAATCATCTCCATCACCGGCTCCTCCGGCGCCGGCACGACCTCGGTCAAGAAGACGTTTGAGCAGATCTTCTTTCGCGAGAAGGTCGACGCCGTCTACATCGAGGGCGATGCTTTTCATCGCTACGACCGCGCCGAGATGCGCACGCAGATGGCGAAGGAGGCCGAGCGCGGCAACAAGCATTTCAGCCATTTCAGCCCCGAGACCAATCTGTTCGAGGAGCTGGAGCGGGCGTTCCGCGACTATGGCGAGACCGGCACGGCGACGACGCGGCACTATGTACACGACGCCGAGGAGGCCGCGCTCCACGGGGCTGCGCCCGGCACCTTCACCGAATGGGAGCGGCTGCCGGAGAATTCGGACCTGCTGTTCTATGAAGGTCTGCACGGCGCCGTGGTCACCGACAAGGTCAATGTCGCGCGCTATGCCGACCTCAAGATCGGTGTCGTGCCGGTCATCAATCTCGAATGGATCCAGAAGCTGCATCGCGACCGCAGCGCGCGGGGCTATTCGACCGAGGCCGTCACCGACACCATCCTGCGGCGGATGCCGGATTACATCCACTACATCTGCCCGCAATTCAGCGAGACCGACATCAACTTCCAGCGCGTGCCGACGGTGGACACCTCCAATCCATTCATCGCGCGCTGGATCCCGACGCCGGACGAATCGATGGTCGTAATCCGTTTCAAGAACCCGCGCGGCATCGATTTCCCCTATCTGCTATCGATGCTGCCGCACAGCTGGATGTCGCGCGCGAACTCCATCGTGTGTCCGGGCGCGAAGCTGGATCTCGCGATGCAGCTCATCCTGACGCCGCTGATCATGCAGCTCATCGAGCGCAGGCGGGGCCTGAAATGA